The region CATGATCAGTACAGAGGTAGGTTGAAGCCGAGGAGTTTCACGAACGCCAGCGCGATGAGGCACAGCCCGGTCGCGATCGCGATGTTGCGCTTGATCGAATACTTCGCCGTGCCCGCGAAGGAGGCGATGAACACCAGCACGATGATCCCGGCCGTCATGTTCACGAAGTGCGAGACGAGCGCGAAGCCGCACAGGCTGCCGAGGATGATGGAGATATTCTTCGGGTTGAAGCCCATCGGCACGTGCTCGACGAAGCGCGAGCGGATGATGGTCGCGACCGCGATCACCATCAGCAGCGACGCCATCATGAGCGGGAAGAGCCCGGGGCCGGCGCGGCTGAAATCCCCGAGGGGATAGCGCAGCGACGGCAAGCCGAAGAGCAGGGCGATCGCCGCGAGGAACAGGCCCCTGACGAGATTGCGGTCATTCATGGGAAGTCACACAGGTTGAGGACGGGAAGGCGGGCCTCGATCCGCAAGGACCGGAGGGCTGCCGAATTTTCCTGTCCGCAGCCTGACCGGAGCCCGACGCCTGCGATGAGAGAAAGTACGTAGGGCGCGGCGGTTGAGCTGCGCGCCCCGGTCGTCAACCCCAGTGCGCCAGGGTCTCCCGCGTCTCGTTCCACAGCTCGCGCAGCTTGGCGACGCGCAGGGCTGCGTCTTCGGGCAGTGCGTCGCGGGACGCGGACTCGAGCGCATCCGCATGCTGCTGGATGGCCTTCGCGCCGATGTTGCTCGCGCCGCCCTTGAGTGCGTGGGCTGCGCGCGCCAGCGCGGCGGCGTCCGCCGCGGCGATGGCGGCATCCATCGCGTCGAGGCGCGGCGGCGTGTCGGCAAGGAACAGGCCGATCACCTCGCGCGTCATCGTCTGCTCCTCGTCGTCGAACTCCTTGAATTCCTCCAGCCGGCTGAAATCCATCAGCGGGGATTCCGTCGCGGCCGGCGCGGCGGGCGCCATCGGCGAGGATGCGGGTGCCGCGGCACGCGCGCCCTGCGCGACCCAGCGTTCCAGCGCCTGCGCGAGCGCGGCCACGTGCAGCGGCTTCGTGAGGTAGTCGTCCATGCCTGCTTCCCTGCAACGCTCGCGGTCCTCGGCCGATGCGGCCGCCGTGAGCGCGATGATCGGCGGTGCCGCGGCGCCCCACGCGGCCTGGATCTGCCGCGTCGCCTGCAGGCCGTCGACCTCGGGCATGTTGACGTCCATCAGCACCGCGCCGATCGCATGGCCTTGCGCCACCGCGTGGGCCACGGCCTCCACCGCTTCGCGCCCGTCGGTCGCGGTGAGGATGTCGTAGCCGAGCTTCGCGAGCATGGCGCACGCGACCTTGAGATTCACCGCGTTGTCGTCCGCGACGAGCACCGTGACGTGCTTGCGCGCATCCACCACGGCCGGGGCCGGGCGCGCCTGGCCGCCCGCCTGCGGCAGGGCGCAGCGCACCATCGTCTCGAACAGCTGGTTCTGCCGCGCGGGCTTGAGCAGCCGCGCCGCGAAGAGCTGCGCGCTCTCGTCGGCCGCGGGCATGAAGCCGGAACTGA is a window of Caenimonas aquaedulcis DNA encoding:
- a CDS encoding tripartite tricarboxylate transporter TctB family protein — its product is MNDRNLVRGLFLAAIALLFGLPSLRYPLGDFSRAGPGLFPLMMASLLMVIAVATIIRSRFVEHVPMGFNPKNISIILGSLCGFALVSHFVNMTAGIIVLVFIASFAGTAKYSIKRNIAIATGLCLIALAFVKLLGFNLPLY